One part of the Nematostella vectensis chromosome 8, jaNemVect1.1, whole genome shotgun sequence genome encodes these proteins:
- the LOC5515245 gene encoding phosphatidylinositol transfer protein alpha isoform: protein MGTLKEYRVELPISVENYRIAQLYTVTEASMNETGGGEGIEVVKNEPYVEGKGEFGNDVTEPGQYTLKIMHLKSKVPQWIVKLAPEGALEVHEEAWNAYPYCKTVYTNPYMGENFHVIIKTWHKEGPSSRHSNVHELNESELAKREVIDIDIAAEKKLVGPHDYKEDEDPLLVRSEKANCGPLTPDWNKGASDTTKDGYPMMTCYKLYDVRFKWCLLQTVVESEIGKAVYRLLRNFHRQMFCWMDRWYGLTLDDIRRIEDETKDKLDKMRNEGEVKGMKCG from the coding sequence ATGGGTACCCTAAAAGAGTACAGGGTTGAACTACCCATATCCGTCGAGAACTATAGGATAGCTCAATTGTACACAGTCACTGAGGCGAGTATGAACGAAACCGGTGGAGGAGAAGGCATTGAAGTTGTAAAGAACGAGCCATATGTGGAAGGTAAAGGGGAATTTGGTAACGATGTCACCGAACCTGGACAGTACACCTTAAAGATAATGCACCTGAAGTCCAAAGTACCCCAATGGATAGTTAAGCTTGCACCAGAGGGAGCACTCGAGGTGCACGAGGAAGCATGGAACGCATACCCTTACTGTAAAACCGTTTACACAAACCCTTACATGGGGGAGAACTTCCATGTCATCATTAAGACATGGCACAAGGAAGGCCCAAGCAGCAGACACAGCAACGTCCACGAATTGAACGAGAGCGAATTGGCAAAAAGAGAGGTCATAGATATTGATATAGCAGCCGAAAAGAAGCTTGTTGGACCGCATGATTACAAAGAGGACGAAGACCCGTTACTTGTACGCAGTGAGAAGGCAAATTGCGGTCCATTAACGCCTGATTGGAACAAGGGCGCTTCCGACACGACTAAGGATGGGTATCCCATGATGACGTGCTACAAGTTGTACGATGTAAGATTCAAATGGTGTCTTCTCCAGACGGTCGTCGAGTCAGAGATTGGCAAAGCTGTCTACAGACTGCTTCGAAACTTCCACCGTCAAATGTTCTGTTGGATGGATAGATGGTATGGTTTGACCTTGGATGATATAAGAAGAATCGAGGACGAGACAAAGGATAAACTAGACAAAATGAGAAACGAGGGCGAAGTGAAAGGAATGAAATGTGGATAG
- the LOC5515209 gene encoding phosphatidylinositol transfer protein alpha isoform encodes MVVIKEYRIPLPISVEEYQIAQLYAVAEASKNETGGGEGIEVLVNEPYTAGEGGHGKNMPPGMDGQYTHKLIHLHSKVPSFVRMLAPSGSLEVHEKAWNAYPFCRTEYSNTYMKEHFSVIIDTWHKPGHKDEFHNVHNLGNPELQKREIVNIDIVNDKVDPHEYKADEDPSKVGSEKAKRGPLKKDWQQKNEEDPSKSKEGYPMMTCYKLYRVEFKWWGLQTKVESIIMKAVHRLLRNFHRQMFCWMDRWFGMTMDDIRRIEDKTKKELDEMRHKGEVKGMQM; translated from the coding sequence ATGGTGGTCATCAAGGAGTATAGGATACCCTTACCAATTTCTGTAGAGGAATACCAAATCGCTCAACTCTATGCTGTGGCAGAGGCCAGCAAAAATGAGACCGGCGGAGGAGAAGGCATTGAAGTTTTAGTGAACGAACCATATACAGCTGGCGAAGGTGGACATGGAAAGAATATGCCTCCCGGAATGGATGGACAGTACACTCATAAGCTCATACATTTACATTCCAAGGTCCCTTCATTTGTACGCATGTTAGCACCGTCGGGATCGCTGGAAGTTCACGAAAAAGCGTGGAACGCTTATCCTTTTTGCAGAACCGAATATTCAAATACGTACATGAAAGAACATTTCTCTGTAATTATAGACACTTGGCACAAGCCAGGTCACAAGGATGAATTCCACAACGTGCACAATCTTGGCAATCCAGAGTTACAAAAGCGAGAAATTGTCAACATCGATATCGTAAATGACAAAGTTGATCCACATGAATACAAGGCGGACGAAGACCCTTCCAAAGTAGGCTCCGAAAAAGCTAAGCGAGGCCCATTGAAGAAGGATTGGCAACAGAAAAACGAGGAAGACCCATCCAAAAGTAAAGAAGGCTATCCTATGATGACATGCTACAAGTTGTACCGTGTTGAGTTCAAGTGGTGGGGACTGCAGACGAAGGTCGAGTCGATAATCATGAAGGCCGTCCATAGATTGCTTCGAAACTTCCACCGTCAAATGTTTTGTTGGATGGATAGATGGTTTGGAATGACTATGGACGATATAAGAAGAATTGAAGACAAGACGAAGAAGGAACTAGACGAAATGAGGCATAAGGGAGAGGTGAAAGGAATGCAAATGTaa